In one Takifugu flavidus isolate HTHZ2018 chromosome 9, ASM371156v2, whole genome shotgun sequence genomic region, the following are encoded:
- the ptcd3 gene encoding pentatricopeptide repeat domain-containing protein 3, mitochondrial isoform X1, whose protein sequence is MAAPSRRTCTFLRTHLGQFLCYRASSQQNCLEADKASVEILSIPRKKTWSKEAVLEALALTVNKDPTAYAYQFQDDPYLSPRSSTDFKLFSLSQASGRAAAKFFVNNHSKFFTKDFAEPPIPCLMPETVAPHLEEVSEEALRERVQLRKVTAAVELYDQLLQTGTAISMETTHQLLDLICFYGDRDPAPEGGPQTEDTEASAEGRQMNKPSLRQASALKSSWKENNNAERIFKLLPERDSHSYCTLIRGMVKHGAPSKAFSLYTDLLNNRLVADVHTFNSLLLAASEVRDGHNDKWDLICDLLKQMNQQKVQPNLQTFNAVLKALKHCGHLARAHALQTISEMKALGIAPSLASYHHLLAVFYKASQNTDILQEVLSELMGRSLECRDPDDVHFFSQAMRICLENKDLDLAYNVQSLVEVGENWRLLGDSSKQNIYYGRFFTLLCMMEHVDVVLKWYHCLVPSLYYPRPQGLMDLLQALDTDNRLEMLPSVWKDIRSLAHDNKADLVEELLTLMAREQHAPEVQERFARCALEIKGVFDGDTGRSGPAWSTSSLSSITCLLLRGNRSQQAWDVLQLFRCKNRVPPEGLLEEFLLVCRDEKLPQRAVELVQFSATFCLAVTQKLARSVLADFDLTEEQRTLLSDLEMSAEPCD, encoded by the exons ATGGCCGCCCCCAGTAGACGTACATGTACATTTTTGCGGACTCATTTGGGGCAGTTCTTGTGTTACAG GGCTTCCTCTCAACAGAACTGTTTAGAAGCTGATAAAG CCTCAGTAGAGATTCTTTCCATCCCCAGGAAGAAGACCTG GAGTAAAGAGGCGGTGCTGGAGGCTCTGGCCCTCACTGTAAACAAG GACCCAACAGCATATGCCTACCAGTTCCAGGATGACCCCTACCTCAGCCCTCGAAGCTCTACCGACTTT AAGCTGTTCTCTCTTTCTCAAGCGTCTGGAAGAGCTGCGGCCAAGTTTTTTGTCAACAATCATTCGAAGTTCTTCACCAAAGACTTTGCTGAGCCACCTATTCCT TGTCTCATGCCAGAGACTGTTGCTCCACACCTGGAGGAGGTGAGCGAGGAGGCTCTGAGAGAACGAGTCCAGCTCAGGAAGGTTACAGCTGCCGTGGAGCTGTACGACCAACTGCTGCAAACTG GCACAGCCATCTCTATGGAAACCACCCACCAATTGTTGGACTTGATATGCTTTTATGGGGACAGAGACCCTGCACCAGAGGGGGGGCCACAGACTGAGGACACA GAGGCATCAGCTGAAGGGCGACAGATGAATAAACCAAGTCTCCGCCAGGCTTCAGCTTTGAAGTCATCATGGAAAGAGAACAATAATGCAGAGAGAATCTTTAAGCTGCTGCCTGAGAGAGATTCGCATAGCTACTGCACTCTCATCAGAGGCATGGTGAAG CATGGAGCCCCATCAAAGGCCTTCAGCTTGTACACAGACCTGTTGAACAACAGGCTGGTTG CTGATGTCCACACATTCAACAGTCTCCTCTTGGCGGCTTCAGAGGTCCGAGACGGACACAACGACAAATGGGACTTGATCTGT GACTTGCTGAAGCAGATGAATCAGCAGAAGGTTCAGCCCAACCTGCAGACGTTCAACGCTGTCCTGAAGGCTCTGAAGCACTGTGGACATCTAGCTAGAGCTCACGCTCTGCAAACCATCAGTGAGATGAAAGCTCTGGGAATAG CTCCCAGCCTGGCCTCTTATCACCACCTTCTGGCTGTCTTCTACAAAGCAT CCCAAAATACAGACATTTTGCAGGAGGTGTTGTCAGAGCTGATGGGAAGAAGCCTGGAATGCCGGGACCCTGATGATG tgcaCTTCTTCtcccaggccatgagaata TGTCTGGAAAACAAAGACTTGGATCTTGCTTATAATGTCCAAAGTCTGGTGGAGGTTGGGGAGAACTGGAGACTTCTGGGAGATTCCTCTAAACAGAATATTTACTA TGGCCGGTTCTTCACCCTTCTGTGCATGATGGAGCACGTGGACGTAGTTCTGAAGTGGTACCACTGCCTCGTCCCCTCG CTGTACTACCCAAGACCTCAGGGTTTGATGGACCTACTGCAGGCTTTGGACACGGACAACCGTCTGGAGATGCTGCCCTCTGTGTGGAAGG ACATCCGCTCTCTGGCTCATGACAACAAAGCGgacctggtggaggagctgctcactCTGATGGCCCGAGAGCAGCATGCGCCTGAG GTCCAAGAACGTTTTGCACGTTGTGCTCTGGAAATAAAGGGGGTGTTTGATGGAGACACAGGGAGGTCTGGTCCGGCGTGGagcacctcctccctctccagcatCACTTGTCTGTTGCTGCGAGGAAACCGGAGCCAGCAGGCCTG GGATGTCCTGCAGCTCTTTAGGTGCAAGAACAGAGTTCCTCC TGAGGGCCTGCTGGAGGAATTCCTGTTAGTGTGTCGTGATGAAAAGCTTCCTCAGAGGGCTGTGGAGCTTGTCCAGTTTTCTGCAACATTCTGCCTGGCTGTGACCCAAAAGCTGGCCAGGAGTGTGCTGGCTGACTTTGACCTGACTGAGGAgcaaag AACTTTACTGTCTGACCTGGAGATGTCAGCAGAGCCTTGTGACTGA
- the ptcd3 gene encoding pentatricopeptide repeat domain-containing protein 3, mitochondrial isoform X2 has translation MPETVAPHLEEVSEEALRERVQLRKVTAAVELYDQLLQTGTAISMETTHQLLDLICFYGDRDPAPEGGPQTEDTEASAEGRQMNKPSLRQASALKSSWKENNNAERIFKLLPERDSHSYCTLIRGMVKHGAPSKAFSLYTDLLNNRLVADVHTFNSLLLAASEVRDGHNDKWDLICDLLKQMNQQKVQPNLQTFNAVLKALKHCGHLARAHALQTISEMKALGIAPSLASYHHLLAVFYKASQNTDILQEVLSELMGRSLECRDPDDVHFFSQAMRICLENKDLDLAYNVQSLVEVGENWRLLGDSSKQNIYYGRFFTLLCMMEHVDVVLKWYHCLVPSLYYPRPQGLMDLLQALDTDNRLEMLPSVWKDIRSLAHDNKADLVEELLTLMAREQHAPEVQERFARCALEIKGVFDGDTGRSGPAWSTSSLSSITCLLLRGNRSQQAWDVLQLFRCKNRVPPEGLLEEFLLVCRDEKLPQRAVELVQFSATFCLAVTQKLARSVLADFDLTEEQRTLLSDLEMSAEPCD, from the exons ATGCCAGAGACTGTTGCTCCACACCTGGAGGAGGTGAGCGAGGAGGCTCTGAGAGAACGAGTCCAGCTCAGGAAGGTTACAGCTGCCGTGGAGCTGTACGACCAACTGCTGCAAACTG GCACAGCCATCTCTATGGAAACCACCCACCAATTGTTGGACTTGATATGCTTTTATGGGGACAGAGACCCTGCACCAGAGGGGGGGCCACAGACTGAGGACACA GAGGCATCAGCTGAAGGGCGACAGATGAATAAACCAAGTCTCCGCCAGGCTTCAGCTTTGAAGTCATCATGGAAAGAGAACAATAATGCAGAGAGAATCTTTAAGCTGCTGCCTGAGAGAGATTCGCATAGCTACTGCACTCTCATCAGAGGCATGGTGAAG CATGGAGCCCCATCAAAGGCCTTCAGCTTGTACACAGACCTGTTGAACAACAGGCTGGTTG CTGATGTCCACACATTCAACAGTCTCCTCTTGGCGGCTTCAGAGGTCCGAGACGGACACAACGACAAATGGGACTTGATCTGT GACTTGCTGAAGCAGATGAATCAGCAGAAGGTTCAGCCCAACCTGCAGACGTTCAACGCTGTCCTGAAGGCTCTGAAGCACTGTGGACATCTAGCTAGAGCTCACGCTCTGCAAACCATCAGTGAGATGAAAGCTCTGGGAATAG CTCCCAGCCTGGCCTCTTATCACCACCTTCTGGCTGTCTTCTACAAAGCAT CCCAAAATACAGACATTTTGCAGGAGGTGTTGTCAGAGCTGATGGGAAGAAGCCTGGAATGCCGGGACCCTGATGATG tgcaCTTCTTCtcccaggccatgagaata TGTCTGGAAAACAAAGACTTGGATCTTGCTTATAATGTCCAAAGTCTGGTGGAGGTTGGGGAGAACTGGAGACTTCTGGGAGATTCCTCTAAACAGAATATTTACTA TGGCCGGTTCTTCACCCTTCTGTGCATGATGGAGCACGTGGACGTAGTTCTGAAGTGGTACCACTGCCTCGTCCCCTCG CTGTACTACCCAAGACCTCAGGGTTTGATGGACCTACTGCAGGCTTTGGACACGGACAACCGTCTGGAGATGCTGCCCTCTGTGTGGAAGG ACATCCGCTCTCTGGCTCATGACAACAAAGCGgacctggtggaggagctgctcactCTGATGGCCCGAGAGCAGCATGCGCCTGAG GTCCAAGAACGTTTTGCACGTTGTGCTCTGGAAATAAAGGGGGTGTTTGATGGAGACACAGGGAGGTCTGGTCCGGCGTGGagcacctcctccctctccagcatCACTTGTCTGTTGCTGCGAGGAAACCGGAGCCAGCAGGCCTG GGATGTCCTGCAGCTCTTTAGGTGCAAGAACAGAGTTCCTCC TGAGGGCCTGCTGGAGGAATTCCTGTTAGTGTGTCGTGATGAAAAGCTTCCTCAGAGGGCTGTGGAGCTTGTCCAGTTTTCTGCAACATTCTGCCTGGCTGTGACCCAAAAGCTGGCCAGGAGTGTGCTGGCTGACTTTGACCTGACTGAGGAgcaaag AACTTTACTGTCTGACCTGGAGATGTCAGCAGAGCCTTGTGACTGA